The following coding sequences are from one Streptomyces venezuelae window:
- a CDS encoding anti-sigma factor RsbA family regulatory protein, with translation MSAPTQTESFVHPALFYRGAEEYLAGTVPFVREGLDAGEAVAVAVPAANLELIRDALGERAGEVRLLDMEQAGRNPGRIIPRVLRAFADAHPGRRARIIGEPIWAARTATEYPACAQHEALINLAFQGREATILCPYDEAGLAETVLADAHATHPTVIRGGRTDPSDTYAPDAVVSRYNQPLTAPEDVPPAAYAKQSLSDVRHLAILRATELGMPEARLQDFALVVSELTTNSVVHGGGSGALRVWAEDGHVVCEVRDAGVLTDPLAGRRSPAKDQFGGRGLLMVHVLTDLVRVHTDPALGTTTHCYFQCI, from the coding sequence ATGAGTGCCCCGACCCAGACCGAGTCCTTCGTCCACCCGGCGCTGTTCTACCGGGGCGCGGAGGAGTACTTGGCGGGCACCGTGCCGTTCGTCCGTGAGGGGCTCGACGCGGGCGAGGCGGTGGCCGTGGCGGTGCCCGCGGCCAACCTGGAACTCATCAGGGACGCGCTGGGGGAGCGGGCGGGAGAGGTGCGGCTGCTCGACATGGAGCAGGCGGGCCGCAACCCCGGGCGGATCATCCCGCGCGTCCTCCGGGCCTTCGCCGACGCCCACCCCGGCCGGCGGGCGCGCATCATAGGCGAGCCCATCTGGGCCGCGCGCACCGCGACGGAGTACCCGGCCTGCGCGCAGCACGAGGCACTGATCAACCTGGCGTTCCAGGGCCGTGAAGCAACGATTCTCTGCCCCTACGACGAGGCGGGACTGGCGGAAACGGTCCTGGCCGACGCTCACGCCACCCATCCCACCGTCATCCGCGGGGGCCGGACCGACCCGAGCGACACCTACGCGCCCGACGCGGTGGTCTCCCGCTACAACCAGCCCCTGACGGCCCCCGAAGACGTGCCCCCGGCGGCGTACGCGAAGCAGTCCCTGTCCGACGTACGGCATCTCGCCATCCTCCGCGCCACCGAACTCGGCATGCCCGAGGCCCGCCTCCAGGACTTCGCCCTGGTCGTCTCCGAGCTGACGACCAACAGCGTGGTGCACGGCGGCGGCTCGGGCGCCCTGCGGGTCTGGGCCGAGGACGGCCACGTCGTCTGCGAGGTCCGTGACGCCGGTGTCCTCACCGATCCGCTCGCGGGCCGCCGTTCCCCGGCCAAGGACCAGTTCGGGGGGCGCGGCCTGCTCATGGTGCACGTGCTCACCGACCTCGTCCGCGTCCACACCGACCCGGCCCTGGGCACGACCACCCACTGCTACTTCCAGTGCATCTGA
- a CDS encoding bifunctional polysaccharide deacetylase/glycosyltransferase family 2 protein produces MSRRAAVRRPPRGHWLVLLLVLLVVAVALLFEGWTTHQVDAARAKPPCTRPIPRTADDGKPLLRFGPEGVTTAAMPPGTAALTFDGGPDPVWTPRLLDLLRRHHAQATFFVYGKDAAEHPELMGRILREGHEIGSYTYSGGDLGVASPLRARLELSLTQTALAGTAGIETTLLRLPHTTAADTLCGPEWPAAKRAADQGYLVVASDHKDRKPWRGVVTQHSQTDLGYHEAQDLLRDHRVKRFTTISGGLGRASFNAEVPVVREVEGQGLVWTQQLGHAFLAVMVWALTLTGVLGVLRMLLFAVFARLHVRRLHRFRPGAPRLREVREPVTVLVPAYNEEAGIASTVYSLLASTYPHFQIIVVDDGSTDATADIAESIADPRVTVIRQPNGGKPSALNTGLAYARHDIVVMVDADTIFEPEALARLVQPLAHPAVGAVSGNTKVGNRRRLLGKWQHLEYVLGFNLDRRMFEVLECMPTVPGAIGAFRRDALMGVGGVSDETLAEDTDLTMALWRAGWRVVYEESAVAWTEVPTSIRQLWRQRYRWCYGTLQSMWKHRRAVTELGPAGRFGRRVAVYVTLFQIVLPLCAPVVDLFALFGAVFRDPVEAALVWFGFLSVQLVTAAYALRLDRERLRVLWALPLQQLVYRQLMYLVVIHSVTTALLGTRLKWHSMKRAGTADPYLVEAPPPSPPPPPEEERPTLQGSRT; encoded by the coding sequence GTGAGCCGGCGCGCCGCTGTCCGCCGCCCCCCACGCGGACACTGGCTCGTGCTCCTGCTCGTCCTCCTGGTCGTCGCCGTCGCCCTCCTCTTCGAGGGCTGGACGACCCACCAGGTCGACGCCGCGCGCGCCAAACCGCCGTGCACCCGCCCGATCCCGCGCACCGCCGACGACGGAAAGCCGCTGCTGCGGTTCGGCCCGGAGGGAGTCACCACCGCGGCCATGCCGCCCGGCACCGCCGCGCTCACCTTCGACGGCGGACCCGACCCGGTGTGGACACCGCGCCTGCTCGACCTGCTGCGCAGGCACCACGCGCAGGCCACGTTCTTCGTGTACGGGAAGGACGCCGCCGAACATCCGGAGCTGATGGGGCGGATCCTGCGCGAGGGCCACGAGATCGGCTCGTACACGTACAGCGGCGGTGACCTCGGTGTCGCGTCGCCGCTGCGCGCACGCCTGGAACTGTCCCTCACCCAGACCGCGCTCGCGGGCACGGCCGGCATCGAGACGACCCTGCTGCGACTGCCGCACACCACGGCCGCCGACACGCTCTGCGGACCCGAGTGGCCCGCCGCGAAACGGGCCGCCGACCAGGGCTACCTCGTGGTCGCCTCCGACCACAAGGACCGCAAGCCGTGGCGGGGCGTGGTGACCCAGCACAGCCAGACCGACCTCGGCTACCACGAGGCCCAGGACCTGCTGCGGGACCACCGCGTCAAGCGGTTCACCACCATCAGCGGCGGCCTCGGCAGGGCCTCGTTCAACGCGGAGGTCCCGGTCGTCCGGGAGGTCGAGGGCCAGGGCCTGGTGTGGACGCAGCAGCTCGGGCACGCCTTCCTCGCCGTGATGGTGTGGGCGCTGACCCTCACCGGTGTGCTCGGCGTCCTGCGCATGCTCCTGTTCGCGGTGTTCGCCCGGCTCCACGTGCGCAGACTCCACCGGTTCCGGCCCGGAGCGCCCCGGCTGCGCGAGGTGCGGGAGCCGGTGACCGTCCTGGTGCCCGCGTACAACGAGGAGGCGGGCATCGCCTCCACCGTGTACTCGCTGCTCGCCTCGACCTACCCGCACTTCCAGATCATCGTCGTCGACGACGGTTCCACCGACGCAACCGCCGACATCGCCGAGTCCATCGCCGACCCGCGGGTGACGGTGATCCGGCAGCCCAACGGCGGCAAGCCCAGCGCCCTCAACACCGGCCTGGCGTACGCACGGCACGACATCGTCGTGATGGTCGACGCGGACACCATCTTCGAGCCCGAGGCACTGGCCCGCCTCGTCCAGCCGCTCGCCCACCCGGCGGTCGGCGCGGTCAGCGGCAACACCAAGGTCGGCAACCGCCGCCGCCTCCTCGGCAAGTGGCAGCACCTGGAGTACGTCCTCGGCTTCAACCTGGACCGGCGGATGTTCGAGGTACTGGAGTGCATGCCCACCGTGCCGGGGGCCATCGGCGCCTTCCGCAGGGACGCCCTGATGGGCGTCGGCGGCGTCAGCGACGAGACCCTCGCCGAGGACACCGACCTCACGATGGCGCTCTGGCGGGCGGGATGGCGCGTCGTGTACGAGGAGTCGGCGGTCGCGTGGACCGAGGTGCCGACCAGCATCCGGCAGCTGTGGCGCCAGCGCTACCGCTGGTGCTACGGAACCCTCCAGTCGATGTGGAAGCACCGCCGCGCGGTCACGGAACTCGGCCCCGCCGGACGCTTCGGGCGCCGCGTGGCGGTCTACGTCACGCTGTTCCAGATCGTGCTGCCGCTGTGCGCGCCGGTCGTCGACCTGTTCGCCCTGTTCGGCGCGGTCTTCCGCGACCCCGTCGAGGCGGCGCTCGTCTGGTTCGGGTTCCTCTCCGTGCAGCTGGTCACCGCCGCGTACGCGCTGCGGCTCGACCGCGAACGGCTGCGGGTCCTGTGGGCGCTGCCGCTGCAGCAGCTCGTCTACCGCCAGCTGATGTACCTCGTGGTCATCCACTCCGTGACCACGGCGCTGCTCGGCACCCGCCTGAAGTGGCACAGCATGAAACGGGCGGGCACGGCCGACCCCTACCTGGTCGAGGCGCCGCCCCCGTCACCGCCCCCGCCGCCCGAGGAGGAGCGGCCGACCCTGCAAGGGAGCCGGACATGA
- a CDS encoding glycosyltransferase encodes MSSVRVALIASARHPITEPFAGGLEAHTWGLAHALTRRGHEVDLFAAPGSDPALGACELPVRHVVLSAAARSDASMPSTAWIEEHHAYLSLMLDLARDGEHRFDVVHNNSLHYLPVAMASALRVPVITTLHTPPTPWLESAIQSHDVCPVVFTAVSQYTASAWHPVVPEARVVRNGIDTDFWRPGPGGSDLAWSGRIVPEKGPHLAIRAARAAGVPLKLAGPVSDERYYEEEVAPLLGDGAEYVGHLDRHGLAELLAHSAAALVTPSWDEPYGLVVAEALACGTPVCGFDRGALAEILTPACGLLAPPGDVAALAALIPRVMELDRGEARRRAERFCSLGRTADAYTRLYEEVAR; translated from the coding sequence ATGAGCAGCGTGCGGGTGGCGCTCATCGCGTCGGCGCGGCACCCCATCACCGAGCCGTTCGCGGGCGGCCTCGAAGCGCACACGTGGGGCCTCGCGCACGCGCTGACGCGGCGCGGACACGAGGTCGACCTGTTCGCGGCGCCCGGTTCCGATCCGGCGCTCGGCGCCTGCGAACTGCCCGTGCGGCACGTCGTGCTCAGCGCGGCGGCCCGCTCCGACGCGTCGATGCCCAGCACCGCGTGGATAGAGGAACATCACGCGTACCTCAGCCTGATGCTCGACCTGGCGCGGGACGGCGAGCACCGCTTCGACGTCGTGCACAACAACAGCCTGCACTACCTGCCCGTCGCGATGGCCTCGGCCCTGCGGGTCCCGGTCATCACCACGCTCCACACGCCCCCCACCCCGTGGCTGGAGTCCGCCATCCAGAGCCACGACGTGTGCCCGGTGGTGTTCACCGCCGTCAGCCAGTACACGGCGTCGGCCTGGCACCCCGTCGTGCCCGAGGCACGCGTCGTGCGCAACGGCATCGACACCGACTTCTGGCGGCCGGGGCCCGGCGGCAGCGACCTGGCCTGGTCGGGCCGGATCGTCCCCGAGAAGGGCCCCCACCTGGCGATCCGGGCCGCCCGCGCGGCCGGAGTGCCGCTGAAGCTCGCGGGGCCGGTCTCCGACGAGCGGTACTACGAGGAGGAGGTCGCGCCGCTGCTCGGCGACGGCGCGGAGTACGTCGGCCACCTCGACCGGCACGGGCTCGCCGAACTCCTCGCCCACTCGGCCGCCGCGCTGGTCACCCCCAGCTGGGACGAACCGTACGGGCTCGTCGTGGCCGAGGCGCTGGCCTGTGGCACGCCGGTCTGCGGCTTCGACCGCGGCGCCCTCGCGGAGATCCTCACCCCGGCCTGCGGGCTGCTCGCGCCGCCCGGGGACGTGGCGGCGCTCGCCGCGCTCATCCCGCGCGTCATGGAACTCGACCGCGGGGAGGCGAGGCGCCGCGCGGAACGGTTCTGTTCGCTCGGCCGCACCGCCGACGCGTACACGCGCCTGTACGAGGAGGTGGCGAGGTGA
- the ligD gene encoding non-homologous end-joining DNA ligase, whose product MERSALETLPPDLAGRTREAAPGVELAASPMLATLSDRRDFPQGWVFERKLDGIRVLAVRENGQVTLRSRSGRRLDATYPEIVEALAAQECPDFTVDGEIVAYAHGRTDFARLQQRMGLTRPADVAASKVAVTYYVFDLLRLDGTDVRRLPLRTRKSLLRRSVAFAAPLRFSAHRNAGGPELLADACRRGWEGLIAKRADSTYQGRRSDDWLKLKCSQGQEFVVGGFTEPAGSRVGIGALLLGYYEEAEGRLRYAGKVGTGFDRRTLLALRGELDGLRVDASPFEGRVAERAARWVRPRLVAQIAFSEWTRDGLLRHPRYQGLRDDKDPADVVRERTEP is encoded by the coding sequence GTGGAACGGAGCGCGCTGGAGACACTGCCGCCCGACCTGGCGGGCCGCACCCGCGAGGCCGCGCCGGGCGTCGAACTCGCGGCGTCGCCGATGCTGGCGACGCTCAGCGACCGGCGCGACTTCCCGCAGGGCTGGGTCTTCGAGAGGAAGCTGGACGGCATCCGCGTCCTCGCCGTCCGCGAGAACGGGCAGGTCACGCTCCGGTCCCGGTCCGGGCGGCGGCTCGACGCCACGTATCCGGAGATCGTCGAGGCGCTCGCCGCGCAGGAGTGCCCGGACTTCACCGTCGACGGCGAGATCGTCGCGTACGCGCACGGGCGCACCGACTTCGCGCGGCTCCAGCAGCGCATGGGCCTGACCCGGCCCGCCGACGTCGCGGCCAGCAAGGTCGCCGTGACCTACTACGTCTTCGACCTGCTGCGCCTGGACGGCACGGACGTGCGGCGGCTGCCGCTGCGCACCCGCAAGTCCCTGCTGCGCCGCTCGGTCGCGTTCGCCGCGCCGCTGCGCTTCAGCGCGCACCGCAACGCGGGCGGCCCCGAACTCCTCGCCGACGCGTGCCGGCGCGGCTGGGAGGGGCTGATCGCCAAGCGGGCCGACAGCACCTACCAGGGGCGGCGCTCGGACGACTGGCTGAAGCTGAAGTGCTCACAGGGGCAGGAGTTCGTGGTGGGCGGCTTCACCGAGCCCGCGGGCAGCCGGGTCGGCATCGGCGCGCTGCTGCTCGGCTACTACGAGGAAGCCGAAGGGCGGCTGCGGTACGCGGGCAAGGTCGGCACGGGCTTCGACCGCAGGACGCTGCTCGCCCTGCGCGGCGAACTCGACGGGCTGCGGGTGGACGCGTCGCCGTTCGAGGGCCGGGTCGCGGAGCGGGCCGCACGGTGGGTTCGGCCGCGGCTCGTGGCGCAGATCGCCTTCTCGGAGTGGACGCGCGACGGCCTGCTCCGTCACCCGCGCTACCAGGGGCTCCGCGACGACAAGGATCCGGCCGACGTCGTCAGGGAGCGGACGGAGCCCTGA
- a CDS encoding APC family permease — MSILTARSVTAESTTAGPDPGDRHRLTALTGLAALSLDALASVAYGPEAIVLVLAAAGGHGLGFTLPVTLAIAGLLAVLVASYRQVIAAFPDGGGSYAVAKRHLGRRTSLVAAASLVLDYVLNVAVAVTAGVAALTSAFPELYGDRLVICLAVLALITAVNLRGIVESAKVFIVPTAVFVVAIFTLIAVGLFRDGPVSTAAADGHASVVADNATTVGALLLLKAFASGCSALTGVEAIANAVPSFREPRARRAQHAEAVLGGLLGAMLIGLAVLISRFELRPADGVTVLAQLADASLGHNWAFYVVQFATMVLLALSANTSFGGLPVLLELLARDNFVPHVFALKADRQVHRHGVLALAAVSAALLLFSGGDTNTLVPLFAIGVFVGFTVAQTGMVLHWRRERGTNWRGRALLNGAGALLTGVGAVVVTATKFHDGAWLIVIALPLLVLALETVHRAYTRIGERLGIGRVPEPPCRARSLVVVPVVGLSKLTCEALNTAVSLGDEVRAVTVTYDEPADRETAAALRRDWELWNPGVDLVELPSARRTVGGPVAAYVRKVHETHPGARVTVLIPETEPARRWQRILQNRRGAVVARAVRRNTDAAICRLRFRLT, encoded by the coding sequence ATGTCCATCCTGACTGCGAGGTCCGTCACCGCCGAGAGCACGACCGCGGGCCCCGACCCCGGCGACAGACACCGGCTCACCGCCCTGACCGGACTCGCCGCGCTCTCCCTCGACGCCCTGGCGTCCGTGGCGTACGGGCCGGAGGCGATCGTCCTCGTGCTCGCCGCGGCGGGCGGCCACGGCCTCGGCTTCACCCTCCCCGTCACCCTCGCCATCGCGGGCCTGCTCGCCGTCCTCGTCGCCTCCTACCGGCAGGTGATCGCCGCGTTCCCGGACGGCGGCGGCTCCTACGCCGTGGCCAAGCGCCACCTGGGGCGCCGCACGAGCCTCGTCGCCGCGGCCTCCCTCGTCCTCGACTACGTCCTGAACGTCGCCGTCGCCGTCACCGCCGGGGTCGCCGCACTGACCTCCGCCTTCCCCGAGCTGTACGGCGACCGGCTGGTGATCTGCCTCGCGGTGCTCGCCCTGATCACGGCGGTGAACCTGCGCGGCATCGTCGAGTCCGCCAAGGTGTTCATCGTCCCGACCGCCGTGTTCGTCGTCGCGATCTTCACCCTCATCGCCGTCGGTCTCTTCCGCGACGGCCCGGTCTCCACCGCCGCCGCCGACGGTCACGCCTCCGTCGTCGCCGACAACGCCACGACGGTCGGCGCCCTCCTCCTGCTCAAGGCCTTCGCGTCCGGCTGCTCGGCGCTGACCGGCGTCGAGGCCATCGCGAACGCCGTACCCTCGTTCCGCGAGCCGAGGGCCCGGCGCGCTCAGCACGCGGAGGCCGTCCTCGGCGGGCTGCTCGGCGCGATGCTGATCGGGCTCGCCGTGCTCATCTCCCGCTTCGAGCTGCGGCCCGCCGACGGCGTCACCGTCCTCGCCCAGCTCGCGGACGCCTCCCTCGGCCACAACTGGGCTTTCTACGTCGTCCAGTTCGCCACCATGGTGCTGCTCGCGCTCTCCGCCAACACCTCCTTCGGCGGCCTGCCCGTCCTGCTCGAACTGCTCGCCCGCGACAACTTCGTCCCGCACGTCTTCGCCCTCAAGGCCGACCGTCAGGTGCACCGGCACGGCGTGCTCGCGCTCGCCGCCGTCTCGGCGGCGCTGCTCCTGTTCTCCGGCGGCGACACCAACACCCTCGTGCCGCTGTTCGCGATCGGCGTCTTCGTCGGCTTCACCGTCGCCCAGACCGGCATGGTGCTGCACTGGCGGCGCGAGCGCGGCACGAACTGGCGCGGCAGAGCACTGCTCAACGGCGCGGGCGCACTGCTCACCGGCGTCGGCGCGGTCGTCGTGACCGCCACCAAGTTCCACGACGGCGCCTGGCTGATCGTGATCGCGCTGCCGCTGCTCGTGCTCGCCCTCGAGACCGTCCATCGCGCCTACACACGTATCGGCGAACGGCTCGGCATCGGCCGCGTGCCCGAACCCCCGTGCCGCGCACGCTCGTTGGTGGTCGTCCCGGTCGTCGGCCTGTCGAAGCTGACGTGCGAGGCACTGAACACGGCGGTCTCGCTCGGCGACGAGGTGCGCGCGGTGACCGTGACGTACGACGAACCCGCGGACCGCGAGACGGCTGCCGCGCTGCGCCGCGACTGGGAGCTGTGGAACCCGGGCGTCGACCTCGTCGAACTTCCCTCCGCGCGCCGCACCGTCGGCGGCCCGGTGGCGGCGTACGTCAGAAAGGTCCACGAGACGCACCCGGGCGCCCGGGTCACGGTCCTCATCCCCGAGACCGAACCGGCGCGCCGCTGGCAGCGGATCCTGCAGAACCGGCGCGGGGCGGTCGTCGCGCGCGCTGTGCGCAGAAACACGGACGCGGCGATCTGTCGCCTCAGGTTCCGTCTGACCTGA
- a CDS encoding glycosyltransferase family 2 protein: MRTAVITLAAGRHRHLLLQQDGLARGERVPDHYVIVSMDDPDIEPLATGREPAADVVTLPLADGRLPLAAARNAGAARAMALGADLLVFLDVDCVPGPTLLDSYVNAAHDWALLCGTVAYLPPPPRGGYRLDELHDMARPHPARPVPAHGQVLRGGDPHLFWSLSFALTARTWRHVGGFCEDYTGYGGEDTDFAATAAHRGVDLWWVGGAPAYHQHHPTHQPPVQHIDDILRNGAIYKRRWGSWPMEGWLRAFEARGLAVYDHAADAWRKAEPGPLLRAPSAP, translated from the coding sequence ATGCGTACCGCGGTGATCACTCTCGCGGCGGGGCGCCACCGGCACCTGCTGCTCCAGCAGGACGGCCTCGCCCGGGGCGAACGCGTACCAGACCACTATGTGATCGTCTCCATGGACGACCCGGACATCGAACCGCTCGCCACCGGCAGGGAACCCGCGGCGGACGTGGTCACGCTGCCGCTGGCCGACGGGCGGCTGCCGCTCGCCGCCGCCCGCAACGCGGGCGCGGCGCGGGCCATGGCGCTCGGGGCGGACCTGCTGGTCTTCCTCGACGTGGACTGTGTGCCCGGGCCCACGCTCCTGGACAGTTACGTCAACGCCGCCCACGACTGGGCGCTGCTGTGCGGCACCGTCGCCTATCTGCCGCCCCCGCCACGCGGCGGCTACCGCCTCGACGAGCTGCACGACATGGCCCGGCCCCATCCCGCACGGCCCGTCCCCGCCCACGGCCAGGTGCTGCGCGGGGGAGACCCGCACCTGTTCTGGTCCCTGTCGTTCGCCCTGACCGCCCGCACCTGGAGACACGTCGGCGGCTTCTGCGAGGACTACACCGGATACGGCGGCGAGGACACCGACTTCGCCGCCACCGCGGCCCACCGGGGCGTCGACCTGTGGTGGGTGGGCGGAGCGCCCGCCTACCACCAGCACCACCCCACCCATCAGCCTCCCGTGCAGCACATCGACGACATCCTGCGCAACGGGGCGATCTACAAGCGCCGTTGGGGCAGCTGGCCGATGGAGGGGTGGCTGCGCGCGTTCGAGGCGCGGGGCCTCGCCGTCTACGACCACGCGGCCGACGCGTGGCGCAAGGCGGAACCGGGACCGCTGCTCAGGGCTCCGTCCGCTCCCTGA
- a CDS encoding LCP family protein translates to MTQTDPTVTRERFAERPSSRYGPRRAHARRPKRRRRLRRTVLVLLAAAVVAAGGTYGWAETRLRRDVDLGAYGDRPPPGEGTNYLIVGSDSRDGLSEDDVKDLHAGGGGGRRTDSMMLLHTGANGATMVSLPRDSWVTLPGRLDTTTGKIKRPERDKLNAAFSYGGPELLAHTVERNTGLRVDHYAEIGFAGFVNIVDAVGGVRMCLDRDIKDEKSGADLREGCHTLDGRQALAYVRQRHQEREGDLGRSKNQQKLLSTLAHQAARPDTLFDPTRIGPAAQAGLDTLIVDEDMSLRDLSRMFRAVQSVSGGHGRRLNVPVSGIGVPTSKGNVLKWDPEKAPRLFADLRHDRPPAA, encoded by the coding sequence ATGACACAGACGGACCCCACGGTCACACGTGAGCGGTTCGCCGAGCGCCCCAGCTCCCGCTACGGGCCGCGGCGCGCCCACGCCCGCAGACCGAAGAGGCGCAGAAGGCTGCGGCGGACGGTGCTCGTCCTGCTGGCCGCCGCGGTCGTCGCGGCGGGCGGCACGTACGGCTGGGCCGAGACCCGGCTCCGGCGCGACGTCGACCTCGGCGCGTACGGCGACCGACCGCCGCCCGGCGAGGGCACCAACTACCTCATCGTCGGCTCGGACAGCCGCGACGGACTCTCCGAGGACGACGTGAAGGACCTCCACGCGGGCGGAGGCGGCGGGCGGCGCACCGACTCGATGATGCTGCTGCACACCGGGGCCAACGGCGCGACGATGGTCAGCCTGCCGCGGGACTCCTGGGTCACCCTGCCCGGCCGCCTCGACACGACGACGGGCAAGATCAAGCGCCCGGAGAGGGACAAGCTGAACGCCGCCTTCTCCTACGGCGGCCCCGAGCTCCTCGCGCACACCGTCGAGCGGAACACCGGCCTGCGCGTCGACCACTACGCGGAGATCGGCTTCGCCGGGTTCGTGAACATCGTCGACGCCGTCGGCGGCGTACGGATGTGCCTGGACCGTGACATCAAGGACGAGAAGTCGGGCGCCGACCTGCGCGAGGGCTGCCACACCCTGGACGGCAGGCAGGCGCTCGCCTACGTACGCCAGCGCCACCAGGAGCGGGAGGGCGACCTGGGCCGGTCGAAGAACCAGCAGAAGCTCCTGTCGACCCTCGCCCACCAGGCCGCACGCCCCGACACGCTCTTCGACCCCACGCGGATCGGCCCGGCCGCGCAGGCCGGACTCGACACGCTCATCGTCGACGAGGACATGAGCCTGCGCGATCTCAGCCGGATGTTCCGCGCCGTGCAGAGCGTGTCGGGCGGACACGGCAGGCGGCTCAACGTGCCCGTGTCCGGCATAGGCGTCCCCACGTCCAAGGGCAACGTCCTGAAGTGGGACCCGGAGAAGGCGCCCCGGCTCTTCGCCGATCTGCGGCACGACAGACCGCCGGCCGCATGA
- a CDS encoding glycosyltransferase, translating to MIGYYVHHQGRGHLHRAMCIASRTPDQVTLLSSLPRPAAWTGPWVPLPTDTADDPLDPTAGGRLHWVPLHHPGHRERMGIIAQWIRRESPSLFVSDVSVEAAALARLMGVPVVVAAMRGDRKDPAHRLGYDLADALLAPWPHTVPEPGWPAHWHAKTVHTGSISRYDGRPRPTADAAPATKEVAVMLGAGGTHLTEDHLREAQRATPDWTWTVLGGRAPGNRARGGPAAPAGAPNAPGRGTPASGGGTAGRSTPDGASPSAWLEDPWPVLCRARVVVTHAGQNAVAECAAAHAPTVVIPEDRPHGEQHATARALRTAGLATVRDSWPDAGEWPALLTEAAARPDRWDQWSHGDGADRAARLLTDLAARPTRRTACVPR from the coding sequence GTGATCGGCTACTACGTCCACCACCAGGGGCGCGGGCACCTGCACCGCGCGATGTGCATCGCGTCCCGCACGCCGGACCAGGTCACCCTCCTCTCCTCCCTGCCCCGCCCCGCCGCCTGGACGGGCCCGTGGGTCCCCCTGCCCACGGACACCGCCGACGACCCGCTCGACCCCACGGCCGGCGGGCGCCTCCACTGGGTGCCGCTGCACCATCCCGGGCACCGCGAACGCATGGGGATCATCGCGCAGTGGATCCGCCGCGAGAGCCCGTCCCTGTTCGTGAGCGACGTGTCCGTCGAGGCGGCGGCGCTGGCCCGCCTCATGGGCGTCCCCGTCGTCGTCGCGGCCATGCGCGGCGACCGCAAGGACCCCGCCCACCGCCTCGGCTACGACCTCGCCGACGCGCTCCTCGCCCCCTGGCCGCACACCGTCCCGGAACCTGGCTGGCCCGCGCACTGGCACGCCAAGACGGTCCACACGGGCAGCATCTCCCGCTACGACGGACGGCCTCGGCCGACGGCGGACGCCGCCCCGGCCACCAAGGAGGTGGCGGTCATGCTCGGCGCGGGCGGCACGCACCTCACCGAGGACCACCTCCGCGAGGCGCAACGGGCGACGCCGGACTGGACGTGGACGGTCCTGGGGGGCCGGGCCCCCGGAAACCGCGCGAGAGGCGGCCCGGCGGCGCCCGCCGGAGCGCCGAACGCCCCCGGCCGCGGCACCCCGGCTTCGGGCGGCGGGACCGCGGGCCGGTCCACCCCCGACGGCGCCTCCCCGTCGGCCTGGCTCGAAGACCCCTGGCCCGTGCTCTGCCGGGCCCGTGTCGTGGTCACCCACGCCGGGCAGAACGCCGTCGCCGAATGTGCCGCCGCACACGCGCCCACCGTGGTCATTCCCGAGGACCGGCCCCACGGCGAGCAGCACGCCACCGCCCGAGCGCTGCGGACGGCCGGCCTCGCCACCGTGCGGGACAGCTGGCCCGACGCCGGGGAGTGGCCCGCGCTCCTCACCGAGGCGGCCGCCCGCCCGGACCGATGGGACCAGTGGTCCCACGGCGACGGCGCGGACCGAGCGGCCCGCCTCCTCACCGACCTGGCGGCCCGGCCGACGCGGAGGACGGCATGCGTACCGCGGTGA
- a CDS encoding DNA polymerase ligase N-terminal domain-containing protein, with product MRTYRGKRHFDRTAEPSGERGARDADKRDADGRGPDSEPSFVVQIHDASTMHFDFRLEVDGVLKSWSVPKGPSTDPQDKRLAIPTEDHPLDYREYEGVIPEGEYGGGTVMVWDRGTYRPTSHDKRRRPVPFAQALEKGHATFELHGEKLRGQYALTRFHGREEQDAPSGGRAKPTWLLVRTGHHSGGGTPDPRRARSARSGRTLRQIAEQG from the coding sequence CTGCGGACCTACCGCGGCAAGCGGCACTTCGACAGAACCGCGGAGCCCAGCGGTGAGCGCGGGGCGCGCGACGCGGACAAGCGCGACGCGGACGGGCGGGGCCCCGACAGCGAGCCCTCGTTCGTCGTGCAGATCCACGACGCGAGCACGATGCACTTCGACTTCCGTCTGGAGGTCGACGGCGTGCTCAAGTCGTGGTCGGTCCCCAAGGGCCCCTCCACCGACCCGCAGGACAAGCGGCTCGCCATCCCCACCGAGGACCACCCCCTGGACTACCGGGAGTACGAAGGCGTGATCCCCGAGGGCGAGTACGGCGGCGGGACCGTCATGGTCTGGGACCGCGGCACGTACCGGCCCACCAGCCACGACAAGCGGCGGCGTCCCGTGCCGTTCGCGCAGGCCCTGGAGAAGGGCCACGCCACGTTCGAGCTGCACGGCGAGAAGCTCCGCGGACAGTACGCGCTGACCCGCTTCCACGGCCGGGAGGAGCAGGACGCCCCGTCCGGCGGCCGTGCGAAACCGACGTGGCTGCTCGTGCGGACCGGGCACCACTCGGGCGGCGGCACCCCCGACCCCCGGCGCGCCCGCTCGGCCCGCAGCGGCCGTACGCTCCGCCAGATCGCCGAGCAGGGCTGA